The following DNA comes from Hoplias malabaricus isolate fHopMal1 unplaced genomic scaffold, fHopMal1.hap1 scaffold_508, whole genome shotgun sequence.
ATGACGtaatctaataataaatcatcCGCAGTGGTCTTATGTCAAATGCAAACAtcaacacacaataaacaacCTTTTGTTCATACATTAATAATCaacaacatctctgtaaacaaaaaatatttatttttgaacaaaaatcctttctaataagaaataattataataaaaacctAAACTCGATTCAAGTGACAATACTGGTCATTTCTCTATAAAAGGGTGAACACgtcaatcaaataaaaataatgtcaaTTAGAGAGAGCCCTGAGCTTGTTTCTCTGCAACGAGCCGGTCCCATCTCGGGATAATGGGAGACAGTGACACCCGAAGTGTGTTCCGTACGTTCAGTCTGTTCCGTAGTTTCGTTTTGGTTGCGGTCACTGCAGAAAATCCTGCTTCACAAAGATAGGTGGTTGGAAATGGAAGCAGGGCTTTCAATGCTTTTTGGGTGATCTCAGGATGCTCTGCCTTGATTTTAACCCAGAACACTGCAACGTCCGTGGGTTACGCATGTATGCGTCTGTGCGTCATTCTGCACAGAAgtcacttttcaaaataaaacatcaacatttagactgataatcaattaaaaaaagagaaaaaatcaCTCGTTCTGTGTGGCCCGGTACCTAATGGCCCACGGCCCGGTACGACCCGGTGGTTGGGGACCGCTGTGTTAGATGAcatgacagatctgggcagttcaGAAAGAAGCATTCAAGCTTTGTCTGCATTTATCCACTATGTGATTTGGGGAAGTTTAACATGGATATCTCTTTAACCCTCAGTTTCCTAAAGGTTCCTACAGCTGTTAGTCTGAAAGAGTGTGAAAAACTGGGCATGTAGATTTGAAGGTACATGTGTATATAACAGAAGGCCAGtagattggttgtgtgtgtgtgtgtgtgtgtgtgtgtttttatggctgCAGTGTCTGGATGTGTCTGGTTGAGTGAAGTAATATTAGGTGTAACCTgcagcactttccctctgcctGTTTCTCCCACATCCAGCCTACAGCTTTGCTTGAGCTTCCCAGAACTCTCCTGTGGCCTAATTTAGCTCCAGAGCAGAttttcatattctctctctctctctttctcattagCCTTTATCTGAAAAATAAAGCTGGTGTTGGAACAGTTTATTTGaccgagtgtgtgtgagagagggagtgttTACACTTCACAGCTTCTCCTCTGTAAACTGTAACATGCagcatatgcaaatgaattcaTTAGTTTATTTAGATGGACTGCTGCGCTACGAGTTACAGCTTCATTTTTCGTTTGCGTATAGGCGGTGGAAGTAGAGAGGATGACGAAATGAAAGAAGGTTGGAGGGAGTGGGAGAAACACATGGAGATATGAGTGTGTTCTGTGCCGATGGCAAGACTGTAGTTCAGTTGGTCTGTTTtgattagtattttttttgtctgCAGGGTATTTTCCAGGGAGGAGGTGTGTGCGGTTTCATGGTGTTTGCAGCTATACACTGTACCTCCCTCCACACCCTTAcctcttcctgtgtgtgtgtttgagtgctcAGATTGACCTTGGTGTCAACAGAATAAACCTAATGAAAAATTATATTCACTGCTCATACATTTGAGCCTTTCGTTCTACCACCacctaaatatttttttttcattgtagtaagtaaattgtatttgtttagcacatttaaaacaacactatgtaatgttttttacattataattacagcttcaatataGTGTTGATGCTTTACTCccctgtaatagtgagaatagagcctctgtcattgctccTCCAGgtctgaaactgcactgtgcAACATTTGAAGGAGGCTAAGGAACCACCCTTACCCCACTGATTTTAATACAGTATTGTAAGagtgaattacactagggggagccccaggagcaaaaaaaaaacagatcttacctagtgtttctttaaaatcgAAGTGCTTTAAGTGAAGACAAAGGGGGGGCCAACCCCGATTCTCAGCAGGATGAAGCACTTacaggtgatgatgatgatgatgatgatggcagTGACGATGTTGTTGTGATATAATTGACTCCCCAGTTTTCAACAGGCTGCAGAAGCAGGGAGTAGCGAGTCAAATTCATGCTTTCGTAaagcaggggaaaaaaatcaccaCACAAAAATATGTTGGTTTGGGCCCGGGCCATGCTGTCTGTAACCATGGCAACAGTGACTTGGTGTCCGCAACAGTTATcagggaggagtgtgtgtgtgtgtgtgtgtgtgtgtgagtgagagagagagcttaaaaatccttatatttaatatgtttaaaaggTTTCTCTTGGCATTTGAGTGACGCTGCGTGCGGTGGAGGAGGTTGGTGTGGTTGATGTATTCACTTCTTTAAATGAATCCCTTCACGTTTAGggtattacattacattacataaaGCATTAGCATCATAACAAACTCCTACTGGATTTATCTACGTGCTGGAAAAGAGAAATTGTATGTAGAACAAGTGTTACTGGTaggatctctctctccctctcacccaCTCCATCTTTCCCTGCTCCCTGCTTTCTTGCCTTTATTGATCTcctgtgtttttattgtatcAAGAATTAGATGAATTCACTACTTACAAAggatgtctacaaacctttggacatgtaTATCTCAGTAGAGAAGGAAAGTGATTTCCACTTTATTTTGGCTTGAATAGAGCAACAATGGGTTGTCAGTGAGAATGAGCTTCTGAACACTGCAACTGCTgtcttcacacattcacaatccTGTGAGCATCCGTATTCCAGAAATCAAGAACCATTtaatcactctgtgtgtgtgtgtgtgtgtgtctctgagagagagagagagagcgcagcttGGCATTAGAGCTATTGTTCAGCACTGATTTGCAGTTCAATCAAAGCTCCTTCCAGTTTTTGTCCAGccgtgtgtgtccgtgtgtgtgtccgtgtgtgtgtccgtgtccAGTGTTTTACACTGAGTTAAtgccaaagagagagaaagatatgtAGAAGTGCAGGCGTCTCCAGACATCATCTGGATTACCAGTGACGCATGATCTCTATTGTTCTTGATTCTGCACAAATAAAGGATAagcagaggaagtgtgtgtttgtgtctgtcagATTTTTGATTTGCAAAGAAAAGTTCTCCCATAGCAGTGAAATTATGAATTATTTACAATTGTGCAGTATACCTTTTCTCATAAAGTGAGAGAGATAATCAGAAATGTTGCGTCTGCATGGCTGCACGTGACTGCATGCTTTTTCAGTCCTCAGTACTTCATCAGTTCTCAGATTTTCTTTAATTTCCCCATAAGAATTTTAGTTGCGTTAGAATGTGCACTTATTTGTAATAATTCTAAtcttgtgtttctctctctgtgtctgtgtgtgtggattctCAGCTATCTGAACGACCTGGAAAGGATAGCCAAGTCTGAATACATCCCGACACAGCACGATGTGTTGAGAACCCGTGTGAAGACCACCGGCATCGTGGAGACACACTTCACCTTCAAAGACCTCCACTTCAAGTGAGTGGGAGCAtatgctactactactactgctactattaaAACTACACACAAGGGTTctacagggttttttttattaatggaaATTGTTCTTTACTGAACCTTGAGCACCTAAAGAACTtattgcatgattaaagggttctttgcatcgtAAAGTGGCCTTCAGAAAGGCACCAAATTGTTCTTTTATTGTTaagatgtcaagcttgttacaataaAAGGAATAAAGATTTTTGGTGCCAAATAGACACCTTTTTAATTAAgatgctatatagaaccatctataacaCTGATGAACCCCTTCATGTTGCAAAGACCCTTTTAATCACACAAAAGTTTCTAATTTTTTGTGTACTACTAATTTTAAAACTGCTAGTGCTATTACAACTACTACTAactataataatacattttatttaaagcacATTTTCAGGACGAATGCTAATTTATAGAAtttgaatcactttattggccactgtgcttacACACAGAAGAATTTGTTCGCCGCattttaacccaatccatgcagtgaaacacacatttacaaacactggtgaACACACGTGCCTAGTGTGCGGACGGTGGACAGCCCTAGCCATGGCGCCCAGGGAGTAGTTCGAGGTTAGGTGCCTTACTCGAGGGcatttcagtcatgacctgccagctctggggatcgaacccgccaccttccggttacaagcccacttccctaaccaccagggtataatatttctgttttataacTCCTAGAGTTTCATTTATATTGTAGAAATATACTAATTGTAAAATGATAAGTGACACATTTGATTTGTCTTAAGGACAAGAATTTATCATTagccccaggtgtgtgtgagagtgagttagAACAAAGACTTGCAGGTGCCCTGTGGTCTAAGATGGACAGATTAAGTGACCACAGATAGATACGTTCCTCTGCGTTCATCAAAATAAGTTGTACCAACAAAGTGAGTCAACGAAGTGCCTCCAGGTCAAATACAGTTTCCTCATTTACTTACAGTTGTTACTGTCTCTGCTTCCAGTAGTTACTTTGAAACCTTATGACACATGGCGGCAACGGCGTTGTTCGGTGGTATGCCAAATTTGGACCACATCTGGTCACATCACATTATTCTGTTGATTCCCTGAGTGAGAATAAGTGAAGATGCCCTCTACGGAGAACACACCCCTGCACGTTTTAATCACAAACACTGGTTACTGTGAGAGAATAACACCCGGTGTGTTCATCACATTTAAGTTGGTGCAGGGTTTCTATTTATTCTCCAAATGATAGACTTAGGACATACACTTTGTTCCTGGTGAAGTTTGTGTTAAAAAGTATTTCCACTGAGAAAATCAACATAACGTGGAATTTAACCACAGGAGTCCAAACGTTTGCATACGACTGGAATCAAGATTCCGATGAAGACTCTTTgggtgtgtctctgtgtctgtgtggtgttagTCACAGCTGATCTGAACAAGCCTATAGTTGTAGTGTCCAGAACAGGGCAGTGACTCATTGTTAGAAGTGTTGGTTCTGAGAGTTTGGCTGCTGGAATGGTGTCTGAATGACTcaggtgatgtgtgtgtgtgtggctgataGTAAAACAGCTGAACTGTTTGAAGGCCTCAGTGTTTGATGAAGTACAGAGAAGACGTTAGAACCAGaatcaatcaaaaaaaaaaaacagacgaGTGTTCATCACAAAACTAAAGGATATCTGTCTCCTTCTAAAAGCCAGGAAAATTTAATATCTGCGtctgggtttgtgtgtgggggcttCATACggcaagtatgtgtgtgtgtgtgtgtttgagcaagAGAGTGGATAGTCCAGGGGAAAAACATTTCTCAGGAATGGCATGCAGCTTCCTCAGAAATGCTGATGTGATAGCTTTTTCTGGCCTCTTTAACTCCTTAAATTGAGTTTttctgagagagtgagagtgctAGAAAGATCGGAAAGTGGTATCGATACAGGGGTAAGAAAacaaagaggaagaaaaatgtAGAAAGAGTTGGAGGGAACAGTTGGAGAAATAGAGATCAGGCAAATAAAGATGGAAAGATTTTGtattcacacagagagagagagaaacaggacaGTGAATGAAAGATGAGAGACGGAACAGGAAAGAGGGAAGGAGGTAGTTGGTTCATCACTCCGTCCTGTtgtttatgagaaaagggtCCTGTAAGCCTATGAAAACAGCAGATGGATGGGATTCTGTAAAAACACAGCCTTTTCCAAAACACAGAAAGAGCAAACAAAAGCAGACGTTAGTTAATCTCTCTACCGCccgctttctcttttttttttttttttttttttttttttttttttttttttttttttttaatcatctaCCATTTCGCCAAACATGTGCCTACTGGataaaacacaacagaaaagaATTTAAATGCTGATTCAGTGGCATTCACAACATTTGTGTATGTGGTCACAGCACTAGGACAAGGGCAAGTTTAAAGTCCTCATCTattaaacccctaaaaactCATCTCTCTTCATCAAAATGAGAGGTTTACAAGTTATTTTCAAAATACGTCTTCCCTATACCTTAATGTGTGTTAACTGTAACTCAGCACTTTCATCTTCCTTCTTTGCAGATCTCTGAATATTCAATAAGCCCCCACCTCTATTTATCGAGTGTGTGAGATATGAAACCATGTCATTCTCAATCTTTGTTTTTGAGACACTGTGGTTTCAAATTAGAGATGTTCATACAGAAGGCAGTACTGCTCTTGAATTCAGGATGTCTTCTAGTATAAACGTTACGCATTGTTTATTCATCGTGTTGTTGATGATGACTCATTGATGATGTTTGGGACTGAGCCcagctctgtcatcagttcagacagatcagtagcgttcgttccttccttgttgcagcatccaGCTCTCGCAGGATTTTTTTAGtcggccaccaatccaaggcccattttaaacctcttcaaacgACCACgccgtaattttacgagctgccattgtgatatctgctgtagctggagattttacagatggagagttagtgctggatgtctgcattgcgtggtgtagagtgacgactctctctggacaatcggCGCTCTgcatggtttagtccctacttggctGAACCACGAGGGAACAGGGGCTAAAACACCAAACCTGTTACAGGACCAAATTAACCTGATGGAGAAGCCGAAAAGACGAGTAGAGTCGTGCTGAGCAGGGACAGTGCAGCAGAAAAGTGCCCTATGTGTGTACTTTGTGAGTGTATGTAAATGAGAATGATAGAGTGATAGTCAGGGTACCAGGGACTCCAGATTGAATAGGAGTCTCTCTCAGTTCTTGTTGTATCTTTCTCCCTGCCCCTGTCtatctttctttccttctctctgttctttctctctctctctctctctctccctgcgcTGAGTGTATCCAGGCAACAGCACCCACACCGAAATGCCAACAAATGCCACTAAAAATGTAACAGGCAGAGGGCTGATCTTACACACAGCCCAAAGGAAGAGGAAAAGGAGCGGCGAGGGAAAGGAAATCCCTCCTCTCTTAGGTGCAGGGCAGGCCAGGCCCGTGAGCACTTAGAGACATACCAGCACTTTGCAGTCTGCTCTCTTTCTTGGATGATTGGTTCTGAATCAGGAAAACACTCAGACTCATCCCAGGGGTATAAGATGGAGGTGTTTCCCTCCAGAAAAAAAGATTAGCTGTGGTgttgttccactgctccacaggccaGTTTCATGCTCTTCTAAGGAATGTTAACAAGCAGGacctgtgtccacaatgggtcaCTCTAGTGGAAGAGCCTGAATCCACTCACggtaaggggtgtctacaaaatTTTGGATTATTAATTAAGTCTAAAAatacctctctgtctctctctctctctctctctttctgcaggATGTTTGATGTGGGGGGTCAGCGTTCCGAGAGAAAGAAATGGATCCACTGTTTTGAGGGGGTCACTGCCATCATCTTCTGTGTTGCCATGAGTGCCTATGACCTGGTGTTAGCTGAGGATGAGGAGATGGTGAGTCTCGCTTTGAAATCTTCAGAGGAATGTCAGCCTTCACTGGACATGCATCAAAAGCCGAACACAGTATTTAGCCGACACGTTTCTGAGAACTCGCACCAGACACGACACATCAGTGTCACGTAAAAGGCAGCGTGAAGTAAAGCACGAGTGACTGTGCGCCCACTCCACActgatatctctctctctcacatgctctcgccctctctgtctctctctctctgtcacactctcacagaaCCGGATGCATGAGAGCATGAAGCTGTTCGACAGCATCTGTAACAATAAGTGGTTCACCGAGACATCCATCATCCTCTTCCTCAACAAGAAGGATCTGTTCGAGGAGAAGATTGCACAAAGCCCACTGTCCATCTGCTTCCCCGAGTACACAGGTACTACGAAAATCCTGCTCCAAATACTCAGTGACAAGAGTTCCCAGGTCCAACAAATGGCTGACTCTTAAAGAGCAAAAATAGTTTTACTATAACTATTTTACTGGTGAAATGTTTATCAATTCTTAACACCTTTCAGTGATCCATGGTGTAGACCAATGCCCattgttctgtttctttttccttctttctttcctctgtctCATCATCTCCTGTCCTGCCGTCTCCCCCGTTCTGCCCCTGGTCTGAGTTCAGGCGCCAATAAATACGACGAGGCCTCCGAATACATCCGCACCAAGTTTGAGGATCTGAACAAGAAGAAGGACACCAAGGAGATTTACTCTCACTTCACCTGCGCCACCGACACCAAGAACATCCAGTTCGTCTTCGACGCCGTCACCGACGTCATCATCAAGAACAACCTGAGGGACTGCGGACTCTTCTAGAGCAAAAGACTCCCGAAGGGCCGAGGTGAGGCTCTCACTCGCATACGTAATGAGCCACTTAGTCAGAGCCACTGTGAACTGCCACTTTACAGttccacacactgcacacttaCTACTACATACACAGCACTGACACGTTCCGTCCACTCTTCCTCGGTTTATATCCACTACAGACACTCTGTGGATGATTAAGTCATTCACAGGCTTCtcttttatttgtataattattgttcttttcatttatttggtGTAATTTGTTGACATGTAAATATCCTTCACGGATAAATagttatctgtctctctgtctctgtgtgtctctgtctgtctctctctctgtctttgtccctgtctgtctgtttgtttgccTTTGTCTGTCTTTCCATCTCTTACTCTGTCTGTTTGTCCacgtctctgtgtctgtctgtctcactctctctctgtttgtccccatctgtctctctgtgtgtctctgtctgtctctctcactgtttgtctctctgtatgtctgtttgttcctgtctgtctgtgtctctgtctgtttgtccccgtctgtctgtgtgtgtctctgtctccctctctgtctgtctatttgtccccgtctgtctctctctctgtgtctctctgtctgtttgtcgaCTGTCTGTCTCTTGTCTGTCAAATCATCTAGGCCTTAAATTAAGTTTTATCTATAATTTATTAATCAAATTTTGTCTAGAATTTATTAAGTCAGCAAATCTGTTTACTTTTGGtttctctttaaaataaataatagttcTCTCTTTTATTGTGCAAAGAAAAAATACTGTATCACCCCCTGTTCTTTCTTTAGTTTATTACACATCTGTCAGAATCACTACACAAACCTACTGTGAAACCTCCACATGCACAGTCTAGAGATCAACTAATAAACACCACTTACCataatcagtctctctctctctctctctctctctctctcagatt
Coding sequences within:
- the LOC136683903 gene encoding guanine nucleotide-binding protein G(i) subunit alpha-2-like, with product MKIIHEDGYSEDECKQYRAVVFSNTIQSIMAIIKAMSNLKIDYEDTSRADDARQLFALAAAAEEQGLLPEELSNAIARLWADGGVQSCFARSREYQLNDSAAYYLNDLERIAKSEYIPTQHDVLRTRVKTTGIVETHFTFKDLHFKMFDVGGQRSERKKWIHCFEGVTAIIFCVAMSAYDLVLAEDEEMNRMHESMKLFDSICNNKWFTETSIILFLNKKDLFEEKIAQSPLSICFPEYTGANKYDEASEYIRTKFEDLNKKKDTKEIYSHFTCATDTKNIQFVFDAVTDVIIKNNLRDCGLF